TGCAGCTCAGCATCCCATTTTCAAATTCAACGATAACCGTATCAAGGCCGTTCCCATATTGTTCGTACCCTGCCAATTTCACCTTCCCTTGATAGCTCCCGCTTTTATATAGCAGTTCCCTTTTTACCGATCGTGCAGTGAATAATTTCCATTCCAATCCTTTAGAGATATAGTCCTCATCATCTACAAATGAGATAAACTCGCCTTTCGGGGCAATATAATGAACCAATTCTTCAGCTGGAGTATCAGCCACAGTCACCACTCCTAATCTTATGTATATGATTATATTTTAGCAAAGGATCTCCAAGATGCAAATGAATCAAGATCATATGTTAAACTTGCATGACGTGATGGCTCTCCCGAACTCTAAGTGCCTGTAGTGAGATGGATACACTCCCTTCTATGTGGCCAATTTTTTTACCACTAAAAAAGCAACGAGCCAAATTTCCCACTCAAAATTTCAGGCAATCAGAATCCCTTATGTTCAAACGAGCGGAATGAAACGAAAGGCACGAGACTACCATGAAAAATATTATAAAATAAGAAGGGGACCCATCTTCATAAAAATCAACAAAGAGCTGCCCAATATATCGACTTTCCGACTATTGGACACCCCGTGTTCATTGAATATTCAATCTTCTATTGCCGAAATGGTGCATCACGCTGTATGGTCTATTGAATCTTTTTCAGTTGTTCACGTGGCTCAGCAATGGTGACCGCTTTCTTATGATAAAACAGAAAGTATGATCCGATAACGAGAACGGCGAGAAGGGTCGTGAGAAAGAATTGCAGCCTCATGGAATCAATGAAGGCTTGCGCAACGAATATGATAAACAAGATAGCAATGGTAGCATAGGTTAAGTAGGGGAAAAGCCACATTTTCACTTTGAGTGTTCCTGGGTTTTCTTTTTCCGTCTTATTCCGTAAATACAGATGGGAAAAAGCGATAAAGATATACATGATCATGGTCACTCCGCCCGAGCTATTTGCGAGAAAGGCAAACAATTTATCAGGGGAGACAAATTTAAAAGTGGTGCACACATATGCAAAGAATACGCTGGCCATCAACGCCCAGATAGGAATTCCCCGCTTATTCACCCGAGAAAGGATTTTGGGTGCATCTCCTTTTTTTGATAAGGAGTACAACATACGTGAGCTTGTGTATAGTCCAGAATTCAAAACGGAAAGCAACGATATGAAAATAACGACATTCATGACTTGACCAGCGGCAGGAAGGCCTGCCATATCAAATACGCTGGCATATGGTGTTTTCAATAACTCTTCCGCTCCTTGAGGAATAACGATTACCAATACAGCCACTGAGCCGACGAAGAAAAGGAGCAGACGCCATACAACTGCATTTATCGCCCTCATGATATTTTTTTCCGGGTTTTCCGATTCTCCTGCGGCAATGGCCGCCACCTCACTACCCGATAATGAGAAAGTAATGAATATGACACTTAGAAGAACAGGGAGAAAACCATTAGGGAAAAGGCCGCCTTCGCTTGAAATGTTGGAAAGGCCAGGAGAATCGAATCCTGGGACAAACCCGAATATCATGGCTGCACCTAGGAACAAGAAGATAACTATGGCCGTAACTTTCATAAAGGCTAACCAGTATTCAAATTCCCCGTAGGCTTTTACAGAATAAATATTCGTGATCGTCATCAGTATGGGAAAAGATAAACTAGCAGTCCACATGGGGATGGAAGGAACCCACTCATGTATCATGGTACCCAATAATGTCGTCTCAATGGCAATGATGATGACCCAGTTGAACCAGTACAGCCAGCCAATCGTATATCCAGCCCAAGGACCTAATGCTTGATGTGCATAGGTTGAAAAAGACCCACTATCAGGATTGACTACAGCCATTTCACCTAGCATGCGCATAATAAGGACAATCATCAGCCCTGCAATGATATAGGATAAAATGGCGCCTGGACCTGCAGAACCGATGATCGTGCCACTTCCGATAAATAAGCCTGCCCCGATAACTCCGCCAATGGAAATCATGGTCACGTGTCTCGTCTTTAGACCATGCTTCAGTTCATTTGTTTGAAAAGCCACTTTCGTCACCATCCTTTAAACTGTCAGTATTCCTTTTTGTCATCGTGCCTTTTCCTTTGCCGTGGCACCAGCGGAAATCATTCATTCTTTAGCTGATAGGATATGTCCTTTTCCTTCACAGTTTGAAACAAGATCGAGTGAATGGTCGATCAGTAAAATTCATATGTACATTTGGAAAAATTAGAAGGTCTAAGGACCGCTACTTTCCTCCGCAGCGATACGCCGCGCCATTCCCATTATTCTCCTACCCCTCCCCTACATCATTTGGTCAAGCTTAATATATTAAAAAGCAATATCCATGCCAAAAAAAGGTGGGCTATATCGAGGGATATGATGCTATTGGATAAAGCATTAGATTCAATTTTGAATCGGTATAAGAAATCCGAGCTGATGAAATGCAGCGCGATTTTTTTTCATGATAAGCCAAAGAAGATGCCTCGATTCATTGCATGGATATCGGCATCTTCCAATTAATTAAGCTATTTTCCTTTTTTCAAGCCGGGAACTGTGTTTGGTTCCTAACCTATTATGTACACGCAAAAAATCGAATATGTAAAATTTTATCTAATTTATGTATCAACCCAAGTCAAGTTCACTATCCGTCATATGGGAAGTGGATACTGAATGTGGTTAAGTCGTCGTTGGACTGACAATTCATATATCCATCATTGCTCTCGATGATTTTTTTACATACGTATAAACCAATTCCTGTTCCTAACTCTTTAGTGGTGACAAAGGGTTCGAAAATGGTTTCAATCAGTTCACTGGCAATGACAGGCCCATTATTAGAAATACGAATGATTCGTTCATTTTCTTCTATTAAAGAGTGTACCTTCAAAATTCTAGGGTGTTCTTTGTCCTTTAATGCATCAATGGAATTTATAAAGAGATTTAAAAACACTTGCTTCAATCCATCCTTGCTGGCTGTCATGAAGAAGTTCGGATAAATATCTATTTCAACATTAACGCTCGCATCCACAATATTGGCATATGTCAGTTCCTGTATCTCTTCAATTAAATTCATCACGGAAATTTCCTCTCTTTGCTCCTCATTAAAATCAGATTTCGAAGTATGAAGGAATTGAGTTATCCTGAAATTCAACTGATTCAATTCATAGTCAATGATATCCAAATATTTCAATTGTGGATTCTCACGCTTCAGTAATTTATTGAAACCCATAATGGCTGTCAGCGGGTTCCTGAACTCATGTACAAAGCTAGAGGATATTTGCCCAAGCACCGCCAATTTATCTTTATGATTTTCACTGATATAAGACTTTTTTTCCTCGATCAACTCATTCGTAAGATTTGTATACTTCGTTACGGCATGATAACTGAATGTATCAAAGTGTACATTAATGGCATTAATGAATTCCTGCAAATAAGAAATGGGGATATTCGCTCCAAAAATGTTCCTTATGATGATATTTCTCCCTAAATTAATATTATAGAGAAAATCCCCGATATTAATATTTGCTTCAAGGCGCTCTTTTGCAACTTGATGAGCCAACTTTATCAGCATGTCATCAGACAAGTCTCCCCTAAACGCTCGGATGACCAAAGCATACATGCCATATCCATTCTCTTTGATTTTTTCTTTATAGGGATCTATTTCATTGATCTTAATGGTCTCGTTCCATTCAGTTAAAAATATGGTTTGATTTTCTTCCAAGTATTGTATCAGTACTTTTTTATACTGATTATGTTCAGATGACAACTCCATACTATGACCACCACATCCCCTTGCGGAATTTTAGATATTGCATCAATAACATCATTCTATATGAGATTTTGATTTCCTGCACTGCAAAGTTTATTGTATGTGAGACATGGTAACCCTCTCTTTTTCACCCAAGGAAACACGATGAAAAACTCACCTGTTTTTTGAAAAATCAAACAGATTAATAGATAATATAATTATAACAGAATATCCTAATATCTTCTAAAGTGAAACTGCTGGGATTTTAAGTTCCCCCGCTTTTCACTCTCCCTTTCCTATTGCATCCTTATGGATTTTCTCATGGCCAGAACGAGCAAGACTTTAAATCCTGTCCTTCTGGCATTGAACCAAGCACTCTTTCAATTCCAAACTTCATCTAAAGCAGCTCTAAATAGCTGATCCAATTCCTCTGTAGGGTCTTCCGGTTTTATATGCAATGTTTTAGTATAGTTCGTCAACTGACCGATTTCATTTTCTAAAAAATCATTAATGACATCAATTCTAGGTTCAACGTCCAACTCTTCACCATTTATCTTCCTCATCAGCAAAGTTTCAATTTCGGTTTTCAATGGACCCTCTGGAATGATATTGTCCAATAATGCTGGAAACTCGATTGGTGGGATGGTGTTATATTTTTGAATCCAAAGGCATGCCATGACTGGACGAAGCACATAAAAATATTTTTTGATTTTCACTTGTTCATTTTGTAAGTAATCCCTATAATTGCCCTTGGCCATGTTCAAGTAATGATACAAGGCTGCAGTAGGTACAAACACCATGCTACTCATTTCCTTCAACTTATCGGCAATCGAATAAGCTTGATGATATACGATGCCCGAGTTTAACCATTCATGAAGCGGCGGGTTGGATTTTCTGAATAACCGTAGGGCTTTCGTTAACTCCCAACCGCTGATATCCAATAAATCATTAATAGGCAGCTCAATGACATCTCTTTTTTGATCAATGGACAAGTACCACTCTTTTTTATGAATATAAATGAACCTCACATCA
This genomic stretch from Peribacillus muralis harbors:
- a CDS encoding amino acid permease; this encodes MVTKVAFQTNELKHGLKTRHVTMISIGGVIGAGLFIGSGTIIGSAGPGAILSYIIAGLMIVLIMRMLGEMAVVNPDSGSFSTYAHQALGPWAGYTIGWLYWFNWVIIIAIETTLLGTMIHEWVPSIPMWTASLSFPILMTITNIYSVKAYGEFEYWLAFMKVTAIVIFLFLGAAMIFGFVPGFDSPGLSNISSEGGLFPNGFLPVLLSVIFITFSLSGSEVAAIAAGESENPEKNIMRAINAVVWRLLLFFVGSVAVLVIVIPQGAEELLKTPYASVFDMAGLPAAGQVMNVVIFISLLSVLNSGLYTSSRMLYSLSKKGDAPKILSRVNKRGIPIWALMASVFFAYVCTTFKFVSPDKLFAFLANSSGGVTMIMYIFIAFSHLYLRNKTEKENPGTLKVKMWLFPYLTYATIAILFIIFVAQAFIDSMRLQFFLTTLLAVLVIGSYFLFYHKKAVTIAEPREQLKKIQ
- a CDS encoding histidine kinase N-terminal domain-containing protein, translated to MELSSEHNQYKKVLIQYLEENQTIFLTEWNETIKINEIDPYKEKIKENGYGMYALVIRAFRGDLSDDMLIKLAHQVAKERLEANINIGDFLYNINLGRNIIIRNIFGANIPISYLQEFINAINVHFDTFSYHAVTKYTNLTNELIEEKKSYISENHKDKLAVLGQISSSFVHEFRNPLTAIMGFNKLLKRENPQLKYLDIIDYELNQLNFRITQFLHTSKSDFNEEQREEISVMNLIEEIQELTYANIVDASVNVEIDIYPNFFMTASKDGLKQVFLNLFINSIDALKDKEHPRILKVHSLIEENERIIRISNNGPVIASELIETIFEPFVTTKELGTGIGLYVCKKIIESNDGYMNCQSNDDLTTFSIHFPYDG
- a CDS encoding nucleotidyltransferase domain-containing protein, whose translation is MKEKIIEELKRIEETYNVKILYACESGSRAWKFPSKDSDYDVRFIYIHKKEWYLSIDQKRDVIELPINDLLDISGWELTKALRLFRKSNPPLHEWLNSGIVYHQAYSIADKLKEMSSMVFVPTAALYHYLNMAKGNYRDYLQNEQVKIKKYFYVLRPVMACLWIQKYNTIPPIEFPALLDNIIPEGPLKTEIETLLMRKINGEELDVEPRIDVINDFLENEIGQLTNYTKTLHIKPEDPTEELDQLFRAALDEVWN